The nucleotide sequence ataaaaatttatGACTTTtgattgtgtttttttcttcagtagatTTAGTCtaagttattttatttctatgaaaCACATTATTTGTACTATTTCCTGTTTCACGTTGAATTCAGTTGTATTGACTGCCTCCTCTATTGAACAGTTAATTtccttgattttaaaataaatcatatcAAAGTACAATTTACAAATGGAAGTATAGCAAGTTGCATGTACATCTGATGCTTAAAACCAAATTTATAAGCTTTTTAAGCTAGAGCATTACCTTTAGAGCTTCTGTAGCCTTACGCAGTTCTTTAATAACAGAAGATAATGCTTCTGGATTTATCCCTTGCTCACAAAGCCGCACACAAATAGACAATGTCTCCATATCCAAGCCAGTGTTTAATATTCGTGAAATCTCAAACAGAACTGcaacagaaaaaatgaaagcactTTAGTCCCTACAGACTATGAAATTTCAGTGATTAAGACTGTTCCCCATCAACACTGAGATTCTATGGTACTTCTACACTGTGAACAGGGCAGATCTCCATTGCTGATTGAACAATATTTATGTTCAACTTTCCAGCATAAGCTAAAAGCTACAGCTTCTAATATAAACACTGTGCTTTCCTGATTCAGGAAATTTAATATCAGATAATGGGtttagaaaaagtaaaaaaaaaaaaaaaaagtgaggaatTCAACAATTAACATGGCTGCCAATTAGGCAAAATGTATGCTACAAGAACACTCCATGATTCTGGACTCCAGATAGTGGTGAAGTCCTTTCTAACTTTAGGTGTTGAGGCAGTGTCTTTggcagagagaagcagcagtttCTCCACAATAATTCTGAGTTCTTAACAACTTTGCAGACAACAACTACTAAATGCCTGTGTCAATCCTAAATAAATATACACATAGCTACACAGGAAACTTTGCCTCCTAAGTCTGAAGATTAGTGCACTTTCTGTATCTGTTCTCAAAAGCCttacttttctttaaatctgCCTGTTGTCTCTCCAGTCTAAGTTGTCAAGTACAGTTACCAGAACTTAGATTCTCTACACTGAGAAACAACTCCAAAACATGCCAGCTTTGCTTCCTGATAGTCAGGCTGAAAGCGAGCACCCGAACTTCACTCACCAGCTCACATTTCCCATGGCTTATCAATCTCCAAAGCATTTCCCCGTACCCCTTCACAGCAGTAcctggatttgggttttttttggtttgttttttttttttttttttttttactttccatATCAGAATCTATTTGAGTTCTGTAACACTGACTACTATCCTCAAAGCTTTTTCACTGTACTGTAGTTTGTGTCAGAGATCCCTTCAGTTCAGGTGCTGCCGCTGACAGCATCACagggctgctccttcccctctctcccGTGCACTTCCAGCCCCCCGGCTTAAATCCAAGATGCACCGAGCCAGGTCGTTTACATTAACCGTGATAAATAACAAGCAAGAGcaaacatatatatatctatagACACTAAGAAGACATCCCTAGTATTCTATGTTAAGTACTTAGGTaaatttaaggaagaaaaaaaaaaaaagaaaaaatgaaaagccacGACAGGTTCAAAGACACTCGCTGTGTGGGGGTTGAACCGTTTCATGAAGTGACAcgaagcaaaacaaaaactgctACGCGCTGCATCTTTCGGCAGCCGCAGCCCGCGCTCCTTGCTCCCAGGAGAGGCACCCGTGTACACGGCCTACGGCGGGGCCAGGCATTGCCTCTGCCTTGCAGCCTACGCGCCCCTGCCCCGCGGCTGTCACGCACCGTCCATGGTCTCCCTCACGGCGTTCAGGCTGGCGGCATTGCTCGCCATGGCGACCCCGCCGCGCCGGAACCGGAACGCCCCGCGCACGCTCGGGCCCGCCAGCCTCACGTGACGGCCCGGCGCCGCGCAagcgcggcgggggcgggctTTCTTTGAATTCGTGCGGCGGCGGAGCTGGTGATTGGCCCGTTCGAGAGAGTGGCAGCACTGCCATTGGCCCGGCGGCGCACACCGCGCTCTGTGATTGGTGGTAGTCCGGAGAGGGGGCGGATCCCGTTAAAAGGCCGCccggcgcggcgggggcgggagcggcggcggtGGCCGGATAACGGCGGCAGGTGGCTGCGCCCGCATCCTCGGCGTTCCCGGCTCACCCCGCATTCCCGGCGTCGCCTCCTCGGCGGCGGGGCTTGGGAGAGCGGCGAGCGGCTCGGCGCGGTGGCACCGTCCCGGGGAGAAGTGTGAGCCGGGGCTCAGTGGGGCCGCTTCCCCCGGGACTGCCGTCCCCTTTGCGGCCGTAGGCgcgggaggagccggggcccggGCGGTTCTCTCCCGGCGGAGCCCCGCGAGGGCTGGGGCCGCCCCGGCCCGTTGAGgcggggggcgggcgggcggtTTTAGCGCCGGGGCGGAGCGGGACCTGCCCGGGGCGTTATTGCCGCTGGCCCCGTGTGCGGGCAGGCCGGCCGCTCGGTTTCTTCTGGTGCTTAGCTGGGGGtttctgcttgtttgtttgttgggtttttatcTTCTATGCTTGTTGCTTTGCCCTTGGTTgggtgtgttttgggttttctttaatCCTTCATGTTCGTTCTGAACTCGTTTTCAAAGTTGCTGTTTATTTGTGGttgtttgtttaaataattGCCCTATTTATTAATTCTATATTATTAGGTCCAAGCCATCGGTGACTTTAGTTTTTGAAATGTTGCTGGTGCCTTAAAATGATTAATTCTACCTTCCCAAAGCCTTCAGGATGGCCCTAATACGTCAAAAGTGTGATTTCGttgttttccttaattttgCTCTCCCTCTTTTTCAGGTATAGCTTAGTGTTATGGGTGATACAGAAGAAGCTAAAATGCAGATAACACCAGAAACTCCAGGACGAGTCACAATCCTGAATCCCTTTGAAAGTCCCAGTGATTATTATACTCTTCAGGAGCAGATTGTTTCTAGTCCATCAGTCTTTAAGGCAACAAAATCCTCATCTGTAAGATCTTGCTGTTAGTTGTGTAACTGTACAGACATAGtgctaatatttttaatttaaatgctttgaaaagGGTATTTTATTTAGTATACTTCAACATATGTACTAAGCTAAAGAACTTTAGTGGCGTTTggagtttcttttttctttaaagaactATGCTGCTTTTAAATACTAATATTGCCACTTAGTCTTCCTCCCTTTCTgagtttgttttgtctttagaTATTAGTGATTGAGTGCTAAAACCAGTAGAAAGTGCATAAAGACCAGTTGTTGGATGTGGTACTCTGGTTCTACCTAAAGTGGGGAAAACCACTTTCTACTTAGATGCTGAGTAGGCTGGTTGCAAATAAAACCTAATTGCACTTATGTTGTGAACTGTTCGTGTATTCAAGTCAATAATGTTGTGTAtctagaactttttttttttaggtgcgAATTGCATAGTGGTTTGcagttgaaattattttctgataaGCTGTAGAGTAGTAGAGATGAAACTGAAAAGACTCACTTGGTAGATAATTTTCCAAATATACTTGAACAGTACTTTGTAATTGTTTAATAAAAGGATGAAGctgctttatttctgaattGGGTTTTGCTGTGCCCTCTGTATGGCATTTATGAGGGAGACATTGCAGGATGCACATGGCATTGCAGCTCTGGTCTTAGAAATGGGAAGTGAAAGGAAGACTGCTCTATTATTTGGATAACTTGGGTTAGGATACTGGATTTTTGTGGAACCACAGTTTGGATTGTGGCAACCAAGAAGCAATATAAGTTCATCCCAAGTTATGTATCTTTAGTAGACCTGTCCTTAGAAATTAAGAAGAAACTAACACCTCAGTTTTTAAATGCTGGTTATAATCTTCCACTTAGTATTATGTTGTAAATCCCTGTAATACCACTACCAGCAGGATAAGAAGCCTGACTGACTTACTTTTTTTAGAGTAGATTATTTAAATAGAAACACTTTTGATTGTTTTTGACAGAAACTATATGGATGCTGTGATTGTATTGTTCCATTGAGATTTGtcctgtggttttatttttgtctttttagaaTAGCAAACATTAAAatgcctgtttctttttttagacACCAGGAAAATTCAGATGGTCTATTGATCAGCTGGCTCTAATAAATCCTGTGGAAATCGACTCGGAAGACATTCGACGCCAAGGAATGTATTTGAGCCATGCTAGGTAATGTatgatttattttcataaagCTAACTTAGCTTTAATACTAGAACACTTGTTCTTTTGCTTTATTAACATGTCAGCATAACACTGAAGACTTTTTATTCCAATATTTTAGCACAGTTTTCTTATATGATGTGAATATAATACTTAGATCAGGCTACCTCTGTGTTGCTTCCTTTCAACGTTAAGAGCTGGTGATCTGCACTGATTGCAGTTTGGAAGACAGCCAGATAAAAGAAGTTAGTGGAAGCAAGAAAATGTCTTGCCAGTGATTGTTACCAGGCTACCTCTTCTGCTCCTTGGTACAACATGGTTTATCTTCTCAGAATGCTCCACAGTTGAGGCTTCTTTGGTCTC is from Cinclus cinclus chromosome 2, bCinCin1.1, whole genome shotgun sequence and encodes:
- the MZT1 gene encoding mitotic-spindle organizing protein 1; amino-acid sequence: MASNAASLNAVRETMDVLFEISRILNTGLDMETLSICVRLCEQGINPEALSSVIKELRKATEALKATENMTG